The genomic segment GGAGGAAATAGCCTCCGAAACATTTACTGTTAAATAGATTTAGAATGAGCTGTTTTGTACGATAGATCATGTTAGATATGATTGTGAAAATAAGATATTACTGTTTTACATCAACTATTTGACAGACCAAGATGAACAGTGGCCATTAATACTCCCAGTAAGCATGAAAGGACATGTTGCAACAGATTCAATCTACTGCgataataaatattgatgttttatttcaatgatttCTTACTGTGTCTTCCTAGACAAAAACCACCGGGCTAAGACTATCTATATAATGGCTACCTTTCAATATATTACAGCCAAAAGATTATTGTACTTTGAAAATTCTCCAACTTGTTCTAATTTGTTGATTTTCCCACTAGGCTGCCACTATGACAGCTCCTGATGGTACGGCGGATACCACAGAACTAGATGCGGGTGTGGGGCTCACAAATGTTGGCAGAAAGAGCAAGCGGTCCAAGGAGGAAAAAGAACGAGAAAAGAGAGAAAAGGAGGAGGAAAAGAAGCGGAAAAAGGAAGAGGAGAAGGAAAGAAAACGTcttgaaaaggaaaaaaagaagaaagaaaaagaaggCAATAAGTCAATGTCAGAAGACAGAAGTGATAAATTAGTGAGTTAACACATTAGATACTGAGCCATTCCTTTTGCAGTCAGAATCATGTATTTACCCAGTATTAAACTAGGGCCTGCTGGTTTTTGTCTGATATCTCCCTCTTGTTCAAAAGGATGAGAATTAAACTATTGTGAAATTACTGTTAATGTAAAACTTACTAAGGCTTTAAATGCAATAATCTGTGGATATTCTTTATTTgtctttataaatattttgtgattaTATTTGGTTCTAAACATAATTCACATTTTAGATTCTGAATATAATAGATTTCATATTCACATAAGACTACACTTTTGTATATTATTGAACAGGTAAGAAGTTATCTCTAATTTAGGgggaaatttttaaataaaatgtgttgtttatttaaGGTAACAAACATTTATCACTACCTAAAACTAAGAGTAATCCAGAAACAGATCTGAATATATGTTAGCAATACCTGACGTACATATCTGGTGCTTGCAGGGTGAAGGTGTGGCTACAGAAACGGCACCAGGAGAAAGTTACGGTGATGCTGCTACACTCCCAAGGGTAAGTTTCCACAAGATGAAGGTCTACCTCAGAAATTGTCAAACTTTTTTTCAGAGTTTTCAGAGTTCAGAGaagtacaaaaataaaaaaaaaaaataagtgttAAGACTTTTACAAATTTCTCTctatttatttctgtttttttttttttttttttttttcacttctgtttttgttaatttttttgtcCATTTATCACCCTTTTTCACTTGTGTATATGTTGCATACCACTATTCATACTGTGTGTTTTCATAGATTGGATAAGAAAGGTTAAAGCTAATTAATGTACAACATAGTGGAACCACTTGTCAGTGATAGCTATTAATAGTACTATCTGAAGTGGTTGTTCATGTCAGGCATGGAGGGTCGGCTGCTGTTTAACCTGAAATGGTGTGGTTTGGGACATTGATCATGTTTATCAACTAACTAATCAGTGTTACATTCATTTCTCTTTGTCAAATCATGAATGTTATCTAGAAATGTGGtggttttcataaaaaaaaattggtgaTGGGATTTGAAAttagattttcaaaaaaaatttaaaatttttagcaAAGATGTCTTTGTATTTTTACTCATTTGTTTTAAACGGTTCAGGAGTTGATaggttactgttgtgttagaATTAATATCAGTTAAGATGTCTGTGATGATGTTAAGTTATTTTTGTGATAATGTTGACTTATTATGTTGAGGTTGAAGAAGTGACTTTTAGATAAAGTGTTATACTTATTACACAGGAAGGAATAATGTATGCTGTACCTCCCCCCGAAGGTGGAGACTCTCCTGAAAAGATACAGCAAGCTGTAATAATCTTTAATTACATTCTTTTTAATCGCATAATTACCTTATGTATAccattaaattgatatttagCTTGATAGTTATTGTGaggacagtatatattacaaaaatgtGAAGGTTATATAAAGCTGATATCGTTACTACAAGTAGTACATACTTAAAGGATTAGaagatttaatgaaaaaaattgcaTAATAGAATTGGCATTATCTTATTTATTACTagatttatttcaataattttatatcattattacaaaataaaaagaattagAGACACAGCTTTTTCAAGAGTTAGAAGATTTaattagaaatatataaaatagaattaatattattttaattgcTGCTAGATTTAATTCAGTTACAAATTTCCTCGcaaataaaaacaggaaaatGACAAGGATAATGAAGGAGAAATTGAGGATAAAAAAGATCAGGAGGTTGATGACAAGGACAAATTAAAGCTGGAGGAACCTGTATCTCCTGGTGGGAAGGGAAAGAAGGGGAAAAAGAGTAAGAAAGATAAAAAGGACAAACACGACCATGATGATAAAAATGACTTGGATGACAAAGACAAACATGACCTTTCCCCTGGTGGGAAAGACAAAAAGGGAAAGAAGAGCAAAAAGGATAAACACGACGATAAAAAGGACAAACAGGACGATAAGAAAGACAAACATGATGACAAGGATGGGGACGATGATAAACAGGGTCCTGACAGTGGGGATAAATTTAACTTTGATGACAAGGACAAACATGCTGTAGAAGTTGAAGAACCTGTTTCTCCAGGTGGGAAGGGCAAAAAGGGTAAAAAAGATAAGAAAGATAAAGATAAGGATAAGAAAGGGAAAGGGTTTCTGGGACGAAAACGAAAGGATTCCAAAAACCGGCACTCCGGCAGTGAGCCTTCGTCGCCAACTGGCATACCTGTCCCTGAAGTCACAGTAGAACCACCAACACCAGATGACACTTCCAATACACAGGTTAATCTTTGCCAAATATCTGCTTGGACAGATTAATCCTTGTCATTTATCTGCTTGATATTTATCGGCAAATATAGTGCATTATTATAAATGTCTTGTAGACTTGATAAAAGCACCCGAGGGTTCACAATACCATGTTCAAGGGAGTTGCACACTAGACCCTGTGTGATGCATAACCTTTTGCTTATCTTCCGGGATACGGTGGCTTCCTGATTAAAACTTTTATATACACCCCACTTTTACCTCTTAAAGCTTTCTTAGTGTTAAGGTGTAACATTTAATAAGCTATTTAATGCAGTTTTTcgatatttagaaaaaaaattccataacaaaacagatttttaattatgataacattataaaaACGAAACTTTGATACGGAAAGAAAATGGATGAATTCCAAGTCTTGAATAACAATActatattgtgtattgttagTCTTAATCATTTTTACAAGGATCTAGATTTATTCAGCATGAAAAGGAAAAAATGAgatttaattgtattttaaaaagtAGAACATATCATGTATCtacttaacaaaaaaaaaatagcttgCCTATTCTAAGAACAGAGTGGGTTAGGTGCTTATGTGTCAGAATTGATGTTTTGATGCCAGTGTTGAAGTTTAAAGAGAATTTCTTGAGCGTTAACACATATTTGCACAAGTCTACAGTCAACAGTTCCCCTCTGAGGTACAGATAAAATACAGGTGTTATtgatttaactttttttaatcaattatttTGTGAAGTTTTTACAGAAACTCGCTATAATATTGTCAACAAACCAGGATGATGGGATGTAACAAATCACTGAATATTGTTGTACAGTGATATAAAGAGGGAAAACATGTGTTTATAACATATGGTCGTAATATATTCAAATTCAAGTACAAATGTGGAAAttcacaataaaaacaaatatttttgaaaagtgATATTTGACAAATATTGTGtagtcaaaacaatttttattgGTGTTTATTTTCTTAGTTTTCCTGTTTTGaattaaacaactttttttcaatatttttttttatatatttatgaataggCAAGCTATGTTGATCAGCTTTTTGTTATACCTACCTGcttaatatacatttttgcaGTGTATAAAATGGTGATggtatttttttatgaatgagcaaatattttatattttccctCCTTTTTTGCCTATATATTGGCTTCAGCATGCTTTCACTGTAAAATTTAAGATATCAGTTGTCCTGCACACTGGATTGTATCCAGGCAAGGGACAAAACCTAGATCAAAGTATTGACATTCGCTCTACTTTTGGATTGTTCAAATATCAAGTTATGATGACAATGGGCAGGATTATTTTTCAAGGTAGTTGATAAGGTGTGGTAAGAAACTAGTATTTAATTGATGAATTTGTTTCTGGTTTTGCCACGATTTAATTGATGAATTTGTTTCTGGTTTTGCCACGTCTGTTTGGATTAATTTTTACAGGAAGGCTGTTTATGAGTTGTATTTTATGTCATCATCAAGTGTTTTGATGTGTGCCATGTAACTATAAGATAGCCAGTCTAAGATTGTACAATGACATACCTTTGGTATTGGAATCTACAagatattagatatatatataaaagtatatatatatataattatatgaaaaaataaccaaaaacaaaactttaCCGCCTAGGCCTCTCTGCTCTCCCAGTAAGAAGCTTGAGAGGGCAGGCAGGCCTAGCGGCAAAGTCTtgtttttggttatttttttataCGTTAACCTTCGCAAGGACAGATTCCTTTttctgatatataattatatatatatatatcgggtAATTTTAGACAGGATACAAGTCACCTTATATATAAAGATTATATTTCTAATCATACTTTCTTTGTTTCAGCATCCAAGTGTTATGGCATGAatatgttatatacccatatatatatgtgatgtagtTTTCAATGCATTTAGGCTGTTTGTAGcaattgaaaaatgttttagCTTTTATTATTAAGCACACCAGAAGTCGAACAATAAGGATGCGGCACGACCAGTTCGTGGCATGAAGTAATGGAAGCATGAGTTATATTACCCAGTTGATGCACTTGAGATTTTAGATTTTATCACTTTagcagcaaaaaaaaaaaaaacataatatgTATGATTGCAGAGTATTTATTATTAGAATGATGCTTTGAAATCTTGCCTACAGAGTGTCGACAACATGCAGTGTTCAATAATACCACACAAAATTTGAGTTCTTATAATTCAGGAAAACATTTCTCAATTTAGTTAAACACTAAACAGCTACAGCACAGTCTGTCTTTGAATTTATAAAGATGTGTTTTAATCCtgcatatttttcagaattattttatattgtagtcagtgtgacAAGATAAGATAGCAGGcagaattatgaaaaaaatacacatgCTGCCATGCATGACTGAACCCTATAGAAAATTCCTACCTGGCCATGACAAATCCCACCTGGCCATGAAAATGCCTTTTAGGCCAAAGCATGTGGATAATCAACACTGTCAAGGAGACAGTTTATATGCAGGATGTTACCAAATGAAATCCATTCCATGATTTCCATGAGGATAGATGCATACATTCTAAAACCAAATAAGGAATGTCACAGTTTGATTGAGCATGGTTTGGATATAGACAGCAGGAGTGTGTGATGATGTTGCTTTACCAGCCTTGTATATAAGGCGTGAGTATATGTGATACTACTATAGCATGATACAGAGAAACCGACATAATATCATGTTTTGATTGACCAGTTTTTGAATTACACCACTAAATGGCATGGCCATGTATATACACCTATAAAGGTGATATTATATGAAAATGTGAACCACTACTTACCCCTCATTGTGTAGGAAACAGAAAAATACTGTGTTGTTGTATTGCATTGTAATGCCCACCAGATAACTAAATTTTCCTGTAATATTGGAGAATGGATGACTATCTGTACTTGAGTCAAGTGTTTGACCAGGAAGTTTGATTGCCTGTGTACTGTCACCCCAGCATGAACATTACAAATAATGACTGACCAAGTGTTGGTGTAATAACTACAACATCCCTGCATGACCACAAGAAAACTTGATGAAAAAAAAGAGCAAATAATCTCCTAAAGTCAAGGTTACCTTGGCATGAGAGTGCAACATGTTCTGTATGTGATGTGAAAAGTCCCAGCATGACCACACCATTGACAAAGCATGGCCACCATTTGAAATTGACATATGACCAGAAGTGTCACTCATCGTGTCACCTTTGCTCTATGTTAACCAGGAAACCAGCACTAGGGATGCAGGGGATCAAGGAAGTAGTGTCGACCCAGTCCCCAACGAATCCCGCAGGGACAGCGATAacaaaaacgacaaaaaaaaagaagtgaAGTTTCTCGATCAGTGTGTCCCAATAGAGGCAGATACCTCTGTGGTTGTCAAGGAAGAGACCCCCATAACTTCACCCACCATCATTATTTCGGCTGCCCCTCAGCAAGAGGAAGAGGAGCAAATTGTCATGGAGGTTGTCAAGGAGACCGAAACAGAGATTAAAAATGTTGAGGATGCCAAGGTTGTTGACCAAGAGGTCAAAGAAACACAAGTGGTCAAAGAAACACAAGTGAAAGAGGATGAGAAAAATGAAGAACCAGCACCAGAAGTTAAAGTAGAAGAACCAGCGGTGGTTGTCTCACATGTGGAAAAAAAAGAACAGATAATTCCTGATGAAAACATTGAAGATGAAGTTTTTGAAACGGAAACGGAACATGCAGAGAAAATTGAGGCAGCATTAGTAACAAAAGAGCAAACACTTCCTTCTGAAGAAAATATTGTGTCAAAAGATACAACAGATGCTTCCAACATAAGTGAGGATGTCATTGTGGTAGAGACCAGACAGGAAGAACAAACTATTCCTGAGGTTGTACCAGAATCAAAAGAGGAAGTTGATGTATCATCAGAGGTCTGTAAAGAATCAGTGAAGCATTCTTCAGTTGAGGAACTTGTTGTGGAAGACAGCAAAGACACGGTTGTAAAACCTGACCctaaggtcacagaggtgatAGAATGTGTTGAAACAGTGGTACCAGTGGAGTCACCTCCACACAAAACAGAGGAACACATAACACAGGAGGACACTCCTCCAGTCCAGGAACAAAGGAAGGAAAGTAAGGAAACTGCAGATGAGGTTATTCATGAGGTTgtcaaaggggagataattcttCCGGTGATTGTAACAAATGAAGAGGCTGAGAATCAGCCTAAGGATCAGGAAGAGGCTGGTCCAAGTAATGTGTCCGAGCAAAAAGAGGAAGAGGGTAAGGTTGACAAGAAGGAACTCAAGAGAATAGAAAAGGAAGAAAAACAGAAGGAAAAGGAACGAatcaaaaaggaaaaagaagaaaagaaaaaggagAAAGaagaacaaaagaaaattgagaaagaaaggaaaaagaaagagaaacaagaaaaacaagAGCAAAAGAGACTTGAAAAAGaaaggaagaagaaagaaaaGGAAGAGAAGAAGGCAATGGCAGGAAGTGATGTTGTAGAAAAGGAAGAAGAAGAGAAAAAGAAGGAAGATGATGAAGAAACAGAAACAAAGGTTGATCCTGTACAGATTGAGTTGGCTGCTGCACTTGTACAGAGGAGGGGCAAGGAAGAAGAGGAAGTGACAGAGGATAAGGAGGAAACAAAGGAAAATACAGAGGACCATGCTCCAGCAGCAGCTGCAACATCTGAGGTTGTCGCTGAAGAAATAGTGAAGGAAATAGAAGAAGAAAAGGTAGATGAAGAAATTGCAAAAGAGacaaaaacagataaaaaagccaaaaaggagaaaaaaaagaaaaaagagaaaaaggaAAAACCTAAGAAAAAGGAGAAAAAGCGGGACAATAATACAACTGGTTGTTTTAGTTTCATGGGAGAGAAGAAGACGGACAGCGATCAGGCAGAGGTAGAAGAGGCTCCAGTTGAGGAGATGCCAACAGAACCTTGGGTCACAGTAGAACCAAAGGAACCAGAGGTGGATATTACTTTTATTGTCTGTCTCTATATCATCTCCAGGCCATACAAGTATTTAAATCTTCAAAGTTTCCAtacaaaaagtattttttaaatgGACAAATTTAGATCTTTATCTAAGTTACAAAACTGTCAgtagttttcaaaatattctgACCATATGCTTTTGAAATCTTTTGTAATTTGTATGTTCCACGCTTAGTTATTCAGCTGTTTAAATATTGTCACATATATATTTCTTCAATGCATTTCCTTTTTTCATAggttgtgtttgtgttttgtttttgtaggAGCCTAAACCTGAGGAAGTCGAGGAGGCCAATGTTACTCCTAAACAGGTTGCGTCACTTAATGTAATCTGCCTGCAGCCTATTGAATCATTTGTTTGTGATTCTTTTCAGAATCAGTTTAGAAAGCTGTGTGATTGCTCCATGAGGACTCTGTTGTGTTATTGATATGACTAATGTGAAATGAGATTCTATTAACTCTAACACACCTTTCTGTTACTGCCATGCTGTGTTTTCAGTGTCGTAGTTCTTCTTGTATTGATTTTTGTGTTTTCCTCAATTCAACTTTTTCCTCTTTTTCTAACATTGAAACTCTCGATATTAGTATATCATGTATCTCTACTAATTTGTCTTCATGTTTTAACAGATAAGTACTAAGGCCTGTTCCAAAATTATCTGTGTCTGAGGGATGAGAAGCGTTTTTTTTAAAGACCCCTCCACTCATCAAATAATGGGGCTTACCCTCACAGCCTATAAAGATAACTAGAGAAATGGGGCTTAACCCAAACAACCTGttaaattataaacaataaaaaagtcATCCCACCTCTCCCACACAGATAATTTTGGAATAGCCCTAACGATACCTATAGTAATCTActtataaaagatatttctttacaaattgtgtaaaatgaaagttagaattgttataaaaaaattacaggTTAAGTCCAAGTGAATTTGGTAGCTTCTTCTTAATGATAGCTtctttttgaaaacatttattttgatattagtttcctaatgggaaaaaaaatatatgatcaTATAACCGTCATATTTTCTTAACAAAAGGACTATTTTGATATAGCATGTAAGAATTATTAATATTACATGTGATTAAATCTTAAATCTGCATAAGAGAAAAAGCATGCTCTAATTGAACTTACTATTTTATTTCCTGACTAATTCTCCTAATTGTGTGCTTAAATTTCATTTCTTAATGACTTGCTAATTATATGCATCAAAAGAATACCAGGCTCTGAttttaattttggtaaagtTTTCATCAATTTATGGAGTGTTTTTGCGAGTTGGGCCTGATAACATTATGCCTCAGTTATATGAATTTTCTTAACTTAATTCAAAAAGGatgaaatatgataattttaCTGCTTACTTTCTCAGGCTGATTACATTCTAACACTTGCATAAAAAGAACTTCTACCTgtgaaaatacattttgaatCACAACATGCCTTTTAGACATATTTGCCTTTCACAATTTTTCTGTCTTTACTAGACAATAGTTCATCTCAATATTTCTGTCAAATGAACATAGAGATAGTTTATAATTCTACTTTATATGTTCTTTGTTCAGGACTTTTTTACAACTTTATTCAGGTGACGGTTTCAATTTCTCTGTAACAATGATTACTAATAAACAAGTTGTATTTCAGAGGGGCGTTGGCCTAGGATGGGCATTGCCCGGTTTCGCCGAGATGAAAGAGAGGCAAGCTGCTGCTGCAGCCAAGGTTTGACCTACTTTCCATATTTAGGCATGATGACTCCAATGCTTGCAGCCGTCTTAAGTTGAAGTTTGTGGATGTAGGGGTTTTCTGGGATTCTCAGCTTGGGAACAGTGTCCACACCCTACCTATGCTATTACCtggttttatttaaatgttggCATGGTAATAAACCTTGACACTAAACAAGGAGGACCCCTGCCTTAGTTAGATGTGGTAGAAAAGTAGGGATATTGAATAATTTATACAATTTCCTATTAACCTCGCCCCAGTTTCATCATTGTACCTTAATTTAAGGAAATTCAGTTACTTACCGGATACAATTTTCCATAGGACAACATTTTTGGATTTAAGGGAAAAAATCACTTCAGGAAGTTTCTTTTCTGTAGTTCTGTGATGCTGTCCTATGGAAAATTGTAAGTTAAGAAATTTCCTTAAAAGAAGAAACGTGAATGAAACTGGGGCCTGAAATTGTACATTGTTTAGtacattaatgtttaaaatgtagGTAAAAATTTGGAGTCAAGCAAGGCATGTTAAGAAGTGATAGGCATTAATTAAATTGTGTGTGAATAGTCAAACACTTATTATCACTAACAATTTGTGTCTAAAGTTGTCGTAACCAaatgtaagaaaaataaaactttgaATGTGTTGTCTTTACTATGTATTATCTACTACCATTTTGATTATCTACTGTGTCAAGGCACCTTATATTAGTCACTAACAACATATATTTCAGTTTTCTTTCCGTTTCAGATGCATGACAATTTGACTGTATAATCTTACAAGCAGTTGACTGATACAGTTTTGTTTCATTGGTTTATTCTATTGATATGGAATATTTTGCTGtttgatttatacattttattctGTTTGCTATTATGCTAGGCCTTGCTGTTTGAAACACAGACAAAATAATCTAACATATTCAGATTGCTTATCTTAACtatttgaaattgtatttttttttcgtatttggatgaacatttttaattttccattgtaaattcttacaatttttaaaagatttGAGAATGAACTTTTTAAAATTGCCCAATAAATCTTAAGTGTTGCCCATACAGCCAGGCCAAGCTATTTGTTATCTTGTTTCTGGAGATGGTTGaaagtttgtttcattttccatatattttgtttttatttcagagtTTTGGCATTATGCTTAGATTGTAGGTATATTATTGAGATGGATAGAAAGACTAGTAgtacatcaaaatatatttatttggcTTGAATCAGAACAGtatgacatatatatctatatggtATGAGGCTATACctgaaatgttatatatagcggatatgttatttttatttacacaaACAAGATTATTGTCTATATTCCAGAAATGAGTAGTCTTTTTGgaaagtaaaaatatatacgAACACTCATTTATGTGATGTTATAGATTCACATAACATTAAACCACGACTAAACCAAGGGGATGTGACAAACATGAAATATTGTACATTAGTCTGAAGTCATTAGAGTTACTCATGAATATAAATAGCCCACTTGATTCTCCTTCAGCCTGTAGAAAATGACAACCCTAGGTCTATGTCAACCTCATCAGCAAAATCCTCGTCATCTTCGTCGGCGAGCAGTACAGAGGGTGAACACTTTCCGCAAGAGCCGCGTGCTCCCCTGGCAGAGTTTTCGGAGGGGTTGAGTTCCGAGGTTTGGCCCTTACACACCTTCGTGCATGTCCCTGTCCAATTGAAACACCCTGCCTGGTCCTTctccattgttttatatatatgatttctTCACTGATTTCAACTGATATCTTGATATTGGATTTCGGTAGCACACAGGTCTTCTAACTGACACTAGACCTGATTTCTGCACCGATTTCGCTGCAATATCGTCACAATTTTGTTGTGTGATTTCAGTCAGTTTGGACTTAAGTGACACAATTTCGTAACAATTAGCTGGCGACCTTGGCAGCACGTTGACTTACCTGCATCTGTAGAATAATGATGGCGTCTTGTGCACACAAACCTGTGGTAGATGTGAGACTAATGATACATTTGTAAAGATTGTATGTAGATGGTCGTGTTTAGATACTGATGATTTATCAATGATTGTGTTTCCTACTTGCTTAGTTAGAATGCATGTTTCTTTTCTTTACTATCATGTATTATGCAAACTTGTGATTTATCTGTTATGTATACTGTCATTGatgaactttttttataattttcttttttaattttatatttgtggCATCTTGTTTGTTATAGGGTTGGTTTCTATAACCTGTCGACCCGATCAGAATTTGTGTGTAACTAAAAAATATGGCAACACTGCTATTAAAATCTGGTCTACCAAACATCTTTTTAAATGCTGAAATTTATAAATGAACTTGCATTATGTGAAATAAAACTGGAATTCATAGATAATTTTACAGCATGCAAAGCAATTTAAATAAAACTAGATTTACATTTAGAAAAATGTGGTATTCTaagacatttaaaatataatacatatttgaTTTGTATTGAGACATGGTTGTACTTACCAAATTAAGACAGTACTAATGTTGGCCTGGGATTGAAGTAGGTGATGATTATTGTGTACTGGGTTAACTCCCCAAGAGGAAGTGTTTGGACTTGATGAAAAGCCGAAAActtattttataaaactttattatatggatttttttttttttaattctaatgAGCTATGTAGTTAAAACAATGATATCGTTTTTCATTGGATTAAATAGACTATTTGAGTAGAGAaaagtgttatatgtatgtagtaAAGGAgaaagttttattgaaaattatgtgAAAGTTTTTATTCACGTGCACTTGGCTTTTGCTGAAGGCTTGTTTTTCTGCTGTTTGATTTTGGCACTCAACAAGAAAGGATATGTTTTTAACTCAAGAATTGATAACAATTTGTTAACTGCACAAATCTATTGATCCTTATAAACTATTCTCTTCCGCCAGAAATTGCAGCGTACATTTTTGTGTGACTGACTTTGGCAATAGATGATTACTTAATATAGTTGCTTAACACACCAATAACTTGTGTAtcttcatatatattgtttatgtgGGGAATGTTGAAATATGACAATTTAAGTTTCATGATGTGATTAATGTGACAACGTTTAGTACTTAGCATGTCATAAGTTGTagaaatattgtgttttaaatgaaatctttGAAAGGCATGACATCTGAATGCTTctttttcaaagaaaatattttgaagaatttCAGTACCTCTTGTAAATATAGTATTCCACCAGGAAAATATTGTAATTAGTTCTACACA from the Pecten maximus chromosome 4, xPecMax1.1, whole genome shotgun sequence genome contains:
- the LOC117325939 gene encoding myb-like protein X isoform X4, coding for MTQEGEKTAPTAEAEVLDDAEEEPITEKPAEGVKSPEVIPDTKTKDKETEKPKTNPKVERRSKPTGKMVMCRVTLLDASTLEIELDKGANGQVLFDKVCTNLNLLEVEYFGLTYLDKDVKYWLTGDKKIAKQLKAGCRWVFEFAVKFYPPEPSHLTEDITRYQLCLQVRVDLYNGKLPCSTVTHALLGSYTVQAELGDYDPAECAQGYLEEFDFAQKQTPDLLKKIHELHKTHKGQSPEEAEGLFLENAKKLAMYGVDLHKAMDSEKVDISLGVCSSGLMVYKDKLRINRFVWPKILKLSYKRNNFYIKIRPTEQDSFENMICFKLTNHKMAKRLWKTCVEHHTFFRLKEAEAPKGGTLFPRFNSKFRYSGRTQKQLKDRTDLVERPKPEFERTHFKNKSMPYPENKTAKLDDSDDYGKRNSDHPLDENDRIDKKYGDPDALANAGPPPYSSRELDEHGQRAPGDESHADRPSRPPGDESEDRLDQERDKAATMTAPDGTADTTELDAGVGLTNVGRKSKRSKEEKEREKREKEEEKKRKKEEEKERKRLEKEKKKKEKEGNKSMSEDRSDKLGEGVATETAPGESYGDAATLPREGIMYAVPPPEGGDSPEKIQQAENDKDNEGEIEDKKDQEVDDKDKLKLEEPVSPGGKGKKGKKSKKDKKDKHDHDDKNDLDDKDKHDLSPGGKDKKGKKSKKDKHDDKKDKQDDKKDKHDDKDGDDDKQGPDSGDKFNFDDKDKHAVEVEEPVSPGGKGKKGKKDKKDKDKDKKGKGFLGRKRKDSKNRHSGSEPSSPTGIPVPEVTVEPPTPDDTSNTQETSTRDAGDQGSSVDPVPNESRRDSDNKNDKKKEVKFLDQCVPIEADTSVVVKEETPITSPTIIISAAPQQEEEEQIVMEVVKETETEIKNVEDAKVVDQEVKETQVVKETQVKEDEKNEEPAPEVKVEEPAVVVSHVEKKEQIIPDENIEDEVFETETEHAEKIEAALVTKEQTLPSEENIVSKDTTDASNISEDVIVVETRQEEQTIPEVVPESKEEVDVSSEVCKESVKHSSVEELVVEDSKDTVVKPDPKVTEVIECVETVVPVESPPHKTEEHITQEDTPPVQEQRKESKETADEVIHEVVKGEIILPVIVTNEEAENQPKDQEEAGPSNVSEQKEEEGKVDKKELKRIEKEEKQKEKERIKKEKEEKKKEKEEQKKIEKERKKKEKQEKQEQKRLEKERKKKEKEEKKAMAGSDVVEKEEEEKKKEDDEETETKVDPVQIELAAALVQRRGKEEEEVTEDKEETKENTEDHAPAAAATSEVVAEEIVKEIEEEKVDEEIAKETKTDKKAKKEKKKKKEKKEKPKKKEKKRDNNTTGCFSFMGEKKTDSDQAEVEEAPVEEMPTEPWVTVEPKEPEPVENDNPRSMSTSSAKSSSSSSASSTEGEHFPQEPRAPLAEFSEGLSSEGGLDAEGDAALGNWPYGKEGSIDRRMQFMPVTAPSTEEQSETKNKPSTDDTSMPFFDPASVNTGNNSEGEGTLGKKVPPPVAPKTARLSQMADEERMRKEEEDRRLQLEEEERLAALPPTVATESRKYDPETEETPIATTNVPIVKTETRTVTYEKDGVPVAIEDITLISSQSHSTRTQLSETTTYRAETNGIVETRMEKKVIITEDGDDDINHDDLLAAAIRSVTDMNPDLSVERIEYTKQVDNPSGDTQV